A window of Salvelinus alpinus chromosome 31, SLU_Salpinus.1, whole genome shotgun sequence contains these coding sequences:
- the LOC139561102 gene encoding zinc finger protein 250-like, protein MWQPDPFHNELVFVMDELMTSLEDEIDKCMAVLVFSTQDRTDIDAGETGEFERESKLEVKVQLTCVMKQFVKQTLTKINQLISKGTEALRSEICQSQSEMKSLKMKLLEMADGKEAPENTVERTPQTEEEEEWTEAPLSPEFAEDFEVDVPTPSGEADNTTNVKKEATIRAKTIAMEQSFISLAKIPSSSLIESIKQVAITDKQAASRPTDKQAASRPTDKQAASRPTDTQAASRPTDTQAASRPTDTQAASRPTDTQAASRPTDTQAASRPTDKKAASRSTDNQAASRSIDNQATSADPQTPSGDSVMSTRPRRKKRIEAQPTAAESDGSEENADDQWEEESAKAGQTSNDEYVHNIKPRPNIKKNKTTTTKKEHHCLDCGKVFKNSSNLKLHQQTHTGERPYCCELCGKCFPTAWKLRIHQAVVHRREKPLECPTCGKCFATKHYLDTHASVHSTEKPFRCLVCQKCFKSKSGLKEHTMLHNSNSDSYACDKCPKAFVKLKYLKNHQLTHSGGGAHRCELCGKGFKTPSELKRHQASVHRGEKPFQCPTCGKCFAENKNLKIHASVHSEERAFQCTQCQMCFKTKYTLNDHKKTHTDSKPYACDKCPMTFIRSYYLKIHQASHLTSKPFACSHCGKGFKGERGLKRHERTHTEDPTYTCDECGKGFYQHESYKVHAALHTGEKPFTCDHCDKTFALASYLKTHIVKLHSVTEPHVCGKCGKKYKDFTHFRIHMFQGCQGAAVLV, encoded by the exons GTCCAGTTGACATGTGTGATGAAACAGTTCGTGAAACAGACTCTCACCAAAATCAACCAGTTGATCTCCAAAGGCACTGAAGCACTGCGTTCAGAGATTTGCCAGAGTCAAAGTGAGATGAAATCTCTGAAAATGAAGTTATTGGAGATGGCTGATGGTAAGGAAGCACCTGAAAATACAGTGGAAAGAACCCcacagacagaggaagaggaggaatggACGGAAGCACCTTTATCACCAGAGTTTGCAGAGGATTTTGAG gttGACGTGCCAACTCCCAGTGGTGAGGCTGACAACACTACAAATGTCAAGAAGGAGGCCACGATCAGAGCTAAAACCATAGCGATGGAACAGTCATTTATATCTCTAGCTAAAATACCTTCCTCCTCACTCATTGAGTCTATCAAACAGGTGGCTATTACAGACAAACAGGCAGCAAGCAGGCCTACAGACAAACAGGCAGCAAGCAGGCCTACAGACAAACAGGCAGCAAGCAGGcctacagacacacaggcagcaagcaggcctacagacacacaggcagcaagcaggcctacagacacacaggcagcaagcaggcctacagacacacaggcagcaagcaggcctacagacacacaggcagCAAGCAGGCCTACAGACAAAAAGGCAGCAAgtaggtctacagacaatcaggCAGCAAGTAGGTCTATAGACAATCAGGCCACAAGTGCAGACCCCCAAACTCCCAGTGGGGACTCTGTGATGTCCACCAGAcccaggaggaagaagagaataGAAGCGCAACCCACAGCGGCAGAATCAGACGGAAGTGAGGAAAACGCTGATGACCAATGGGAGGAGGAGAGTGCTAAAGCTGGACAAACCTCGAATGACGAATATGTTCACAACATAAAGCCAAGGCCCAACATAAAGAAAAACAAGACTACCACCACCAAGAAAGAGCACCACTGTCTGGATTGCGGTAAGGTTTTTAAGAATTCAAGTAATTTAAAACTGCATCAAcagactcacacaggagagagaccttATTGTTGTGAATTATGCGGGAAATGTTTCCCGACTGCTTGGAAGCTAAGAATACACCAAGCAGTGGTTCACAGAAGAGAGAAGCCGCTTGAGTGTCCAACATGTGGGAAGTGCTTTGCAACAAAGCATTATTTGGACACTCACGCAAGTGTTCATTCAACAGAGAAACCGTTCCGATGCCTCGTGTGTCAGAAGTGTTTTAAAAGTAAAAGTGGCCTCAAGGAACACACAATGTTGCATAATTCAAATTCAGATTCATATGCGTGTGACAAATGTCCAAAAGCCTTCGTTAAGTTGAAATACCTCAAGAATCACCAGCTAACTCACAGTGGAGGAGGAGCTCACCGTTGTGAATTGTGTGGGAAAGGTTTCAAGACTCCTTCTGAGCTCAAACGGCACCAAGCATCAGTCCATAGGGGAGAGAAGCCATTCCAATGTCCCACATGTGGGAAGTGCTTCGCAGAGAATAAAAATTTGAAAATCCACGCAAGTGTTCATTCAGAAGAGAGAGCATTCCAGTGCACTCAGTGTCAGATGTGTTTCAAAACCAAGTATACTCTTAACGACCATAAGAAGACACACACGGACTCCAAGCCGTATGCTTGCGACAAATGCCCAATGACCTTTATTCGGTCTTATTACCTCAAGATTCATCAAGCTTCGCACCTGACCAGCAAGCCGTTTGCGTGCAGCCACTGTGGGAAAGGCTTCAAAGGTGAACGTGGGCTCAAGAGACATGAACGCACCCACACCGAAGATCCAACTTATACCTGTGACGAATGTGGCAAGGGTTTCTATCAACACGAATCATATAAAGTCCATGCGGCCTTGCACACCGGAGAGAAGCCGTTCACCTGCGATCACTGCGATAAAACCTTTGCTCTGGCGTCCTACCTTAAAACCCACATAGTGAAACTTCACTCTGTCACCGAACCCCACGTCTGTGGGAAATGTGGCAAGAAATATAAGGATTTCACCCATTTTAGAATCCATATGTTTCAGGGTTGTCAAGGGGCTGCGGTGTTGGTTTGA